A genomic window from Actinacidiphila yeochonensis CN732 includes:
- a CDS encoding VWA domain-containing protein → MTTPPTLDTPGADLSRARAALGRRLGAIINELADRDDVLLDMIWDFTGSPAPAWFDPATAWVTVNGGAALDPDTHPDEVDPLTVSGRHRHPVIMGLASHEASHARSTRWQDWPDGAGRAVVRAAVLLEEPRIEGRQLVVRPDDRVFLRASARHINLPASAPTAPIANRWRAATAAALLLARADAGVLTAKEVAPVRAEITKALGAADLAKLRRLWRRALSLDDGDQLGLYRVSRQWVRVVGVDEDADMPVVGCAAGEPSAPGSPAAGDDPLTAAAAAVAAAVSTNAQIATGALPDPEEEARAAAAAARREAQAQAEEAASQEALQAAQRVFGAPAPSSRRRPPRSPVSGRRGPEPEERAAARRLGHALRRAQFREPSRTRVASALPPGRLSGRDAMLATAQRSLGHPVTARPFRATVRKHSDEPPVAVAVAVDVSGSMGAYTEIIASTSWIFAHAAREVGGTAATVAFGTAVTPIVRPGQPPTQVTQFSANDGNHRFTEAANALDGALALSRPVGARVLVIVSDGHWEPAERRGGGRLVRRLQAAGVHVIWYCLSPRSDVLPGAHRIDISEISEIPVTLGRVLVDALKSA, encoded by the coding sequence TTGACCACCCCGCCGACCCTCGACACGCCCGGCGCCGACCTCTCGCGCGCCCGCGCGGCGCTCGGCCGCCGTCTGGGCGCCATCATCAACGAACTGGCCGACCGCGACGACGTCCTGCTCGACATGATCTGGGACTTCACCGGCAGCCCCGCGCCGGCGTGGTTCGACCCGGCAACCGCCTGGGTCACGGTCAACGGCGGAGCCGCGCTCGATCCCGACACCCACCCGGACGAGGTCGACCCCCTCACCGTCTCCGGACGCCACCGTCACCCCGTCATCATGGGGCTGGCCAGCCACGAAGCCAGCCACGCCCGCAGCACCCGCTGGCAGGACTGGCCGGACGGCGCCGGCCGCGCGGTCGTGCGCGCCGCCGTCCTCCTGGAGGAACCCCGCATCGAAGGCCGCCAGTTGGTCGTCCGGCCGGACGACCGGGTCTTCCTGCGGGCGTCCGCCCGCCACATCAACCTGCCCGCCTCGGCCCCGACCGCACCGATCGCCAACCGGTGGCGGGCTGCCACGGCCGCCGCCCTCCTCCTGGCCCGCGCAGACGCGGGAGTGCTGACCGCCAAGGAGGTCGCGCCGGTGCGCGCGGAGATCACCAAAGCCCTCGGCGCCGCCGACCTGGCCAAGCTGCGGCGTCTGTGGCGCAGGGCCCTGAGCCTCGACGACGGCGACCAGCTCGGGCTGTACCGGGTCAGCCGCCAGTGGGTCCGGGTGGTCGGCGTCGACGAAGACGCCGACATGCCGGTCGTCGGCTGCGCCGCGGGAGAGCCGTCGGCCCCCGGTTCCCCTGCGGCCGGGGACGATCCCCTCACCGCTGCCGCAGCGGCTGTCGCGGCGGCTGTGTCCACGAACGCGCAGATCGCTACGGGCGCGCTGCCCGATCCCGAGGAAGAGGCCCGCGCCGCGGCCGCAGCCGCCCGGCGCGAAGCACAGGCACAGGCGGAGGAGGCCGCCAGCCAGGAAGCCCTGCAGGCGGCGCAGCGGGTTTTCGGGGCCCCCGCGCCCTCTTCCCGTCGCCGCCCCCCGCGCAGCCCGGTCAGCGGGCGGCGCGGGCCGGAGCCGGAAGAGCGTGCGGCGGCCCGCCGCCTGGGCCACGCTCTGCGCAGGGCACAGTTCCGCGAGCCCTCCCGCACGCGCGTCGCGTCAGCGCTTCCTCCCGGCCGCCTGTCCGGCCGGGACGCCATGCTCGCCACCGCGCAGCGCTCCCTTGGCCACCCCGTGACCGCCCGGCCCTTCCGCGCCACCGTGCGCAAGCACAGTGACGAACCACCGGTGGCCGTCGCGGTCGCGGTCGACGTCTCCGGCTCGATGGGCGCCTACACCGAGATCATCGCCTCGACCTCGTGGATCTTCGCCCACGCAGCCCGGGAAGTGGGTGGCACCGCGGCCACCGTGGCCTTCGGGACGGCGGTCACCCCGATCGTCCGGCCCGGGCAACCACCCACCCAGGTAACCCAGTTCAGCGCCAACGACGGCAACCACCGCTTCACGGAGGCCGCCAACGCCCTCGACGGCGCGCTGGCCCTGTCGCGCCCCGTCGGGGCGCGCGTCCTGGTCATCGTCTCCGACGGTCACTGGGAGCCTGCGGAGCGGCGTGGAGGCGGGCGCCTCGTCCGCAGGCTCCAGGCCGCAGGAGTGCATGTCATCTGGTACTGCCTGAGCCCGCGTTCCGATGTCCTGCCCGGTGCGCACCGGATCGACATCAGCGAGATCAGTGAGATCCCCGTGACCCTCGGCCGGGTCCTGGTCGACGCGCTGAAGTCTGCGTGA
- a CDS encoding AAA family ATPase, whose product MHAERIKKTLMQEAARANARPKRSPKPSPSAPAAPHIAPIGPQVRPNGQTYQPRLLGGIEDMAFLRDARDHTEHVLMTGPPGSGKTALAEAAFVMDTRPGQPGLETIVGTADTTEADFLGTFVQDPVTATFEWLPGPLMRSVLNDVPLLVDEVALIDPRVLTVLYALMDGRGELRIPMNPSLDPIKVGPGWFVIGACNPDVPGAHLSDALLSRFHHHFEITTDWDLAADMGVPMDLITVIKNLETRKGQQTYEGWIPQMRDALAFSEAARRYGTAFAVNSLLRKCPAADREDLGKALKSKSDFADAAPLALGARVAGSRR is encoded by the coding sequence GTGCACGCAGAGCGCATCAAGAAGACCCTCATGCAGGAAGCGGCCCGCGCCAACGCACGTCCCAAGCGCTCGCCCAAGCCGAGCCCCAGCGCCCCAGCAGCACCGCACATCGCGCCGATCGGCCCCCAAGTGCGGCCGAACGGGCAGACCTACCAGCCCCGGCTCCTGGGCGGCATCGAGGACATGGCCTTCCTCCGGGACGCCCGCGACCACACCGAGCACGTCCTGATGACGGGACCCCCCGGCAGCGGGAAGACCGCGCTGGCCGAAGCCGCATTCGTCATGGACACCCGGCCCGGCCAGCCGGGCCTGGAGACGATCGTGGGCACCGCCGACACCACCGAGGCCGACTTCCTCGGCACCTTCGTCCAGGACCCCGTCACCGCAACCTTCGAGTGGCTGCCCGGACCGCTGATGCGCAGCGTCCTGAACGACGTCCCCCTCCTCGTCGACGAGGTCGCCCTCATCGACCCGAGGGTGCTGACCGTCCTGTACGCCCTCATGGACGGCCGCGGCGAGCTGCGCATCCCCATGAACCCCTCACTCGACCCCATCAAGGTCGGCCCCGGCTGGTTCGTCATCGGCGCCTGCAACCCCGACGTGCCCGGCGCGCATCTCAGCGACGCTCTCCTGTCCCGCTTCCACCACCACTTCGAGATCACGACCGACTGGGACCTGGCCGCCGACATGGGCGTACCGATGGATCTCATCACCGTGATCAAGAACCTGGAGACCCGCAAGGGCCAGCAGACCTACGAAGGCTGGATCCCGCAGATGCGCGACGCGCTCGCCTTCTCCGAGGCCGCCCGCCGCTACGGCACCGCCTTCGCGGTCAACAGCCTTCTGCGCAAGTGCCCCGCCGCCGACCGCGAGGACCTGGGCAAGGCCCTGAAGTCGAAGAGCGACTTCGCCGACGCCGCACCCCTCGCCCTCGGCGCACGCGTCGCAGGGAGCCGCCGTTGA
- a CDS encoding 3'-5' exonuclease — protein sequence MQENTSAAVAAGTLEQLSGRGESAPQARRAVSARTGAPAGELLSAHGGLAAVERGEAVLGPDQSARWLGIRRRELDFLVEAGLVTPSGRTLAGAPRFSVAALTAVALQPLEWKQARAADSRRPSPWRELAGPAGERAALVESTCEQLRADGVDAWVRFSRAADRWTLDWEPRQDGGPDREAVTDLLPARLLRAMDARRLVLLGPVGQTLHWAHRMLQPGAACVLDVETTGLGPDDRVVEVAVVDAHDGAVLIDTLVHPGAGVRIADAARAVHGITDSMVAQAEPWERILPRVLNAIGDRTVLAYNSRFDERMTVGHARAVGADPGRLLLADSWDCLMRRRSTWLRTTSRRRLGGHHRALGDAHAALDVLRTLRTRPPHTVSA from the coding sequence ATGCAGGAGAACACGTCGGCGGCTGTCGCTGCCGGCACACTGGAGCAGCTCTCCGGCCGAGGTGAGTCCGCGCCGCAGGCACGCCGCGCCGTCTCGGCGCGCACCGGCGCTCCCGCGGGGGAGCTGCTCAGCGCCCACGGTGGCCTTGCGGCGGTGGAGCGCGGCGAGGCGGTGTTGGGGCCCGATCAATCCGCCCGGTGGCTGGGCATCCGCCGACGCGAGCTCGACTTTCTCGTAGAGGCCGGGCTTGTCACTCCATCTGGTCGCACCCTGGCAGGCGCCCCTCGATTCTCTGTCGCCGCGCTCACCGCCGTCGCGCTGCAGCCGCTCGAATGGAAGCAGGCCCGAGCCGCCGACAGCCGGCGCCCCTCGCCCTGGCGCGAGCTGGCGGGCCCCGCAGGGGAACGGGCGGCGCTGGTGGAGAGCACGTGCGAACAACTGCGGGCCGACGGCGTCGACGCGTGGGTCAGGTTCAGCCGGGCGGCTGACCGGTGGACGCTCGACTGGGAGCCGCGGCAAGACGGCGGCCCGGACCGCGAGGCCGTCACCGACCTGCTGCCAGCCCGGCTGCTGCGCGCAATGGATGCCCGCCGGCTAGTCCTGCTCGGGCCGGTGGGTCAGACCCTGCACTGGGCGCATCGGATGCTCCAGCCCGGCGCGGCGTGCGTCCTTGACGTGGAGACAACCGGACTGGGGCCGGATGACCGCGTGGTGGAGGTTGCGGTCGTGGACGCGCACGACGGAGCCGTGCTCATCGACACCCTGGTGCACCCGGGAGCCGGCGTGCGCATCGCGGACGCGGCGCGGGCCGTGCACGGCATCACGGACAGCATGGTGGCCCAGGCGGAGCCGTGGGAGCGGATCCTGCCCCGGGTGCTGAACGCCATCGGAGACCGGACGGTGCTGGCCTACAACTCCCGCTTCGACGAGCGGATGACGGTGGGCCATGCCCGCGCCGTCGGAGCGGATCCAGGCCGGTTGCTCCTGGCGGACTCGTGGGACTGCCTGATGCGGCGGCGCTCAACCTGGTTGCGGACCACGTCTCGACGGCGCCTCGGCGGACACCACCGCGCGCTGGGAGACGCCCATGCTGCTCTCGACGTACTGCGCACGCTTCGGACCCGTCCGCCGCACACCGTCTCAGCCTGA
- a CDS encoding WhiB family transcriptional regulator, which produces MATREDWEERAACRATDPDELFVEGAAQNRAKAVCNGCRVRTECLAYALDGRIEHGIWGGMTERERRGLLRRRPTVTSWRQLLEAARAAHDQGDSQLGLQESLTETG; this is translated from the coding sequence GTGGCCACGCGTGAGGACTGGGAAGAGCGAGCGGCCTGCCGCGCGACCGACCCCGACGAACTGTTCGTCGAAGGGGCTGCGCAGAACAGGGCCAAGGCCGTTTGCAACGGATGCCGAGTGCGCACCGAGTGCCTCGCCTACGCCCTCGACGGCCGTATCGAGCATGGCATTTGGGGCGGGATGACCGAGAGGGAGCGCCGAGGGCTGCTCCGCCGACGCCCGACCGTGACGTCGTGGCGCCAACTCCTTGAGGCCGCGCGTGCGGCGCACGACCAGGGCGACAGCCAGCTGGGTCTTCAGGAGTCCCTGACCGAAACCGGCTGA